The genomic interval CGACGGCGGTCGCGGCGTCTTCGCTCGCGGCTTCGGTGGCCTGCGAAGGCGAGTTGCCGACCTGGCCGGTCGGGGCCCCGCCCTCCTCGGCCCAGCCGCCGACGGGGTTGTGCACGAGCGTGGTCTTCTGGTAGCTCTTGCCGAAGCCCTCCAGCGTCTTCCGCCACATCGGCTGCATGTCCGAGAGGTCGATGCGGTCCTGCGGGCGCTTGGGGCCGGCGAGCGCAGGCTCGATCGTGCCCATGTCCAGCTCCAGGTCGGCGGAGTAGACGACGTCCTCGCTGTCGTCCCGCCAGAAGGCGTTCGCCTTGGCGTAGGCCTCGACGGTGCCGATCAGCGTCTCGTCGCGGCCGGAGAGCCGCAGGTACTTCGTGGTCTGCTCGTCGACCGGGAAGAAGCCCATCGTCGCGCCGTACTCGGGCGCCATGTTGGCGATGGTTGCACGGTTCGCCAGCGGCATGTCCGCGAGACCGGGGCCGTGGAACTCGACGAACTTGCCGACGACGCCGCCGGGGTGATTCCGCAGCATCTCGGTGACGCGCAGCACGAGGTCGGTCGCGGTCGCGCCCTCGGGAAGCTTGCCGGTGAGCTTCACCCCGATCACCTCGGGGATCAGCATGTAGATCGGCTGGCCGAGCATCACGGCCTCGGCCTCGATGCCGCCCACGCCCCAGCCGACCACGCCCAGGCCGTTGATCATCGTGGTGTGGCTGTCGGTGCCGACGAGGCTGTCGGGGTACAGGACCGCGTCCTTCTCCATGACGACCGAGGCGAGGTACTCCAGGTTCACCTGGTGGACGATGCCCACGCCCGGCGGCACCACGCGGAAGTTCTCGAAGGCGCCCTGACCCCACTTGAGGAAGGTGTAGCGCTCGTCGTTGCGCTCGAACTCCTTGTCCATGTTGATGGACAGCGCCATGCCGTTCGCGAAGGCGTCGACCTGCACGCTGTGGTCGATGACCAGGTCGCAGGGCACCAGCGGATTCACCTTGCTCGCCGAGGATGTCTCGCCGGTCATCCGCACGACGCCCTCCCGCATCGCGGCGAGGTCGACCACGGCGGGCACGCCGGTGAAGTCCTGCAGGACGACCCGGCCGGGCTTGAAGGGGATCTCCACGTCGGCGACGTTCTTGGCGTCGTAGCCGGCGAGCGCCTTCACGTGATCCTCGGTGACGATGTATCCGTCGACGTTGCGGAGCACCGCCTCGAGCAGGACGCGGATCGAGTATGGAAGCTTGCGGACCTCGCCGATGCCGCGCAGCGCGTCGAGGCTGTACATCGTCTTCTCGCCGCCGGGCGTGTCGAGGCTCTGGCGGGCGGAGAAGGGGTCGAGGGCGGCTTCGGGCATGGCGTGGGAGGTTGTGCTTTCGGGCGGGCCCGGGCGGGCCGGGTCCGGCGAGGGTAGGAAAGCCGCGGGTCAATCCGCCGCGTCGGGCGGGCTCAGCGGCTGGAGGCGGAGGCGGAACCGGGCTTCCTCGGCGTTGTAGCCGCCGACACGAACCCAAGCGGTCTCGCCCGCGGGGATCTCCAGGACCATCGCCTCCCGGCCCGGTTCGCCGCCGAAGTCCGCGTCGCTCCAGGCGTCGCTGTAGCCGCCGAGCGAGGGCAGCGCGAGGGCGTCGCCGGCGGAGCCGGCCGAGGCGGCCGCGCCCGCGAGGTCCAGGTCCGCGTCCGAAGCGCTGAGCACCGCGTAGAGCCCCGGCGCCGCCTCCAAGCGGAACACGGCGAGGCCCTCCGGCGGCAGGGTTCCCGCCGCGTCGTTCCCGACCCGCAGCGTGCCCGGCTCGGCGAGGGCACGCATTAGGGCGATGTCCTCCGCGAAGAACGTGTCCGAGGGCTGCGGTTCGCCGGGGACGAAGGCCGCGGCGAGGTGCAAAGCGGCTCCGCCCGCGTCCGCGTCGTGCGCCTGCACGAGCACCTGGTACGCACCCGCGGCCACGATCGGCACCCCGACGCGCTCCGTCCAGGCGCCCTCGAGGTCCTGATCGGAGAAGCCGGCCGCGGCTTCGAGGCCCTCGGGGCCGAGCACCCCGATCACGAGGTCGGCGGCGCCGCCGACCGCCACCTTCAGCTCGCCCGGGCCGGGGGCTTCGAAGCGGTAGCGGGCGGGCCCGGCCTCGGGCAGACGCGCGTTGACGGATCCGCCGAGCGGGAGCGGCATCGGGCCCGCAACGCCGGCCGGCTCCGCGGGGGTCGGAGCTCCGGAGGCGGGCGCTGCGAGGGCGCCGGGAGCGGCGGCGAGGAGCAGGACCAGCGGCGTGAGGCGGGCGATGGGCATGGGGGCAGTAAAGCAGCACAAGTCATCGGCGCCGTAGCTTCGGCGTTGATGCCCCCCGTCCGACCCATCGTGCTGCTCGGGCCGACCGCGGGCGGGAAGTCTGCGCTGGCGGTGGAGCTTGCGGAGCGGCTCGGGGGCGAGGTGGTCTCGGCCGACGCCTTCCAGGTCTACCGCCACCTCGACGCCGGCACCGCGAAGCCGACGGCCAAGGAGCGGGCGCGGGTGCCCCATCACCTCGTGGACGTCGTCGAGCCGACGCAGCGCTTCACCGTCCGCGACTGGCTGAACCGGGCGGACGCGGAGGTCCAGCGGCTGGTCCCGGCCGGCCGGGTGCCAATCGTCGTCGGCGGGACGAACCTCTACGTGCGGGCCCTGCTCGAGGGCCTGATGGAGGGGCCTGACGCCGATCCCGCCTTCCGCGCCTCGCTCGCCGCCGTCCCCGACGCCGAGCTGCACGCGCGGCTCCGGGAGGTCGACCCCGCCGCCGCGGACCGCATCGCCCCGGCCGACCGGCAGCGGACGGTCCGCGGCCTCGAGGTCTTCCACCTCACCGGCCGCCCGCTCAGCGGGCACCAGCGGGAGTGGTCCGCCGCGGTGGAGCCGCCCTACCGACACGATCCGGTCCTGCTGGCGCTGCGGTGGGAGGTGCCGGCCATCAACCGCCGGATCAACGCCCGGGTGAAGGCGATGTTCGAGCGCGGGCTGGTCGAGGAGACGCGGCGGCTGGAGGCCGCGGGCCTGCTGGGGCCGCAGGCCCGCGAGGCGATCGGCACCAAGCAGGTGCTCGCGGAGCTGGCGAAGCCGAAGCCCGACCTCGACGCCGCGCAGGAGCAGGTGAAGATCAAGACCCGCCGCTTCGCCAAGCAGCAGCGGACGTGGCTGCGCCGCTTCGCGGGCGTGCGGTGGCTCGCGGGCGATCAGGAGCCGGAGGCTCTGCTGGCGGGAGCGCTGGCCGCCGCCTCGGGCTGAAGCGCCGGCGTGCTTGGGTGGTCGGGCTCCCGCCGGCGGCGGCCTCCGGGTTCAGCCCATGTCGGGCGAGCGGAGCGGCAGCGTGCCGGCTTCGTGGAGCCGCCGCGCGTGCTCGCCCATCGTGAGCACGGTGAAAGCGCGGTCCAGCGAGCGGAACCAGCGGCGGAGCAGGTCGCGCTTCGTGGCCCCGGTCATGCCCATCGCCGGGAAGAAGGACAGCCGCGGCTCGTCGTCGATGCCCAGGAAATCCAGCGGGTGCAGCAGCACCGACGGCTCCACGCCGCCGAGCCTGCAGGCGGCAAGCGCCCCCCGCCAGTAGAGGCCCGCCGCCGCGGAACTCTTGCCCGCGAGGTACAGCGCGTAGCTGGGGTGGAAGGGCACGCGGGCGAAGGGCGCGACCGTGACCGGGATCTCCGGCAGCGGCTCGCGCGGCCCGCCGGGCCCGTCGGGCAGCGCCCACCGGTAGGGCTTCACCGGCCGCCGCGCGTCCCGCGTGGTGCCGAACAGCCGCGACCGCTCCTCGCGCTGCTCGGCGGTGAGCTTCGCCGTCCGGAAGTAGTACCACCGGGCGACCGGTCCGAGCCACGTCGGCAGCGTCGAGGCGTCGAGGCGGTAGCCGCGGTCGCTGAGCACGCCGAGCAGGTCGTTGCTGCACGAGTAGCCCGGTCCGCGGAACAGGGTCGTCCTCTGCCCGCACGCCGCCTCGATCGCGTCTTCGGCCCGGCCCAGCTCGGCGTGCAGCTCGTCCTCGGCGTAGCGGTGCAGCCACGGCTCGTGCTCGTAGGAGTGGTTGCCCACCTCGTGCCCCGCGTCGACGAGGCGCCGCATCGCGGCCCGGTTGCGGGGGTCGGCGGCGTCGCGTCCGACGACGAAGAAGGTGATCTTCCAGCCGAGCTCCGCGAGCAGCGGGAGGCACGCGTCGCACACCGCGTCGAGGTAGGTGTCGAAGCGCTCCCAGCCGGCGTCGCCGTGCGTCTTCTGGTACGACCAGAGGTTGTCGAGGTCCAGCGAGACCGAGGCGTGGGGCTTGGGCATGGCGGATCGGTGGGGTCCGGAGAGCGATGGCATCAGGCGAGCAGCCGGCCGCAGGCCTCGTCGGCCCAGCGGAGCGTGTCGTTGGCGTTGAGCGTCGCGTGCCGGACCTGTGCCGCACCCACCAGCTGCACCCCCGGCAGCGAGGTCTCCACCGCCGGCACCCGCTCGCCGTGGCCGAGCGTCGGCAGCGGGAAGACCTCCCGCACGCGGCTCACCCGGAAGGCGAGCAGCCGCTGCGGGGTGAAGCTCGGGTAGACCTCCGCCAGCCCGGCGGCGAAGGCGTCGCGGACGGCGGCGTCGTCCATCCCGAAGAAGGCATCGTCCGCGGGGGCGTAGCGCGGGAGGTAGACGAGGCCGCGGCCGCCGAAGCCCGCCTCCGCCTGCGCGTCGACGAAGGCGGACATCTCGACCACGGCGGTGAACGGCAGCGACTCTTCCCCCGCGAGGTAGGTCAGGTAGTTCCTCCGCTTGGGGTCCAGCGGGCCGTCGAGCACCGCGGCGCCGCAGACGATGCCCTGGAAGGCGATCGAGCGGAGCTTCCGCCTCTCCTCCTCAAGGAGGTCCGGCAGCAACGCCGCCGAGACCTTCGGCGTCGTCGTCAGCACGACCCGGTCGAAGGGGCCGAGGGTTTCGCCACCGGCGAGCCGGACGTCGCGCCGGGCACTGATCCGCTCCACCGCGACGCCCGTCCGAAGCTCCACCCCGAGCGCCTCCAGCGCGCGGGCCGCTCCGGCCATGACCTCCGCGTACCCGCCCGCCGGGTGGCCGAACATCTCTTCCTTGATCCCGCTGCGGCGCGCGGCGTACAGCCGCTGGATCGTCGCCCAGATGAACGCGGCCGAGCTCTCCTGCCACGCGTCGCCGAGCTTCGCCTGCAGCAGCGGACGCCAGAGCTTCTCGAAGAGCGTGACGCCGCCGAGCTTCACGAGCCAGTCGCGGACCGGCAGGTTCTCCAACCGGTCGCCGTCGGTGACGCGGCTCGCGTAGAGGATCGTGGCCGCCAGCCGGGCCTTCGCGTGCAGCGGGAGCGCCGGGAGCTTCAGGAAGTCCAGGCCGCTGGTGAGGTCGTGGACCATCGATCCGTCGAAGAAGCCGGTCCGCGTCTTCACCCAGCGGAAAGCGGATCCGCCCGAGCCGGCCCAGGCGCAGAACGCCCGCGTGTGCGCGTCCGACAGCAGCGTGACGTGGTAGTGGCGGTCCCAGGTCAGCGCCTCCTGCCCGGGGACGCCCACCGTCCACGCGTCCGCGAGGCCGCCGAGCGCGGAACGGCCCTCCAGGAGCGTGACGTCCCGCCCCGCCTCCGCGAAGCGCCGCGCGCACTGCAGACCGGTGAGCCCGCCCCCGATGATCGCGACGCGCTCGCTCATGCCGGCGTATCGACCACTTGGATCTCGCGGATGCGTCCGCCCCTGTTCGTGTAGCGACGGCTACAGGATCCGCAGACGTGCTCCCCGGCGTGGGACGCGTCCGCCGGGTCGCCGCGGAACAGCGGCGGCCCGCACCGGCAGACCGCACCGACGGGCCGGGCGGGAGAGCCCACGACGAGGTGGAAGTCCGCGACGTCGCGGGTGACCACCGCCGCCATGCCGATCATCGCGTACCGCCCGATCGCGAGCCCGGGCCCGATCGTGACGCCGGCCCCGGTCGTCGCGCCCTCGCCCACGGTGGTCTCCAGGGTGTGCGCGTCCGGCTCGCTCCCCCGCAGGGTCAAGCCGTCGGGCTCGCAGGCCCGCGGGAAGCGGTCGTTGGTGAAGGTGGTCCCCGCCCCGAGCATCACCGCGTCGCCGAGCGTCACGCCGTTGCAGAGGTAGCAGTTCGAGTTGATCTTGCAGCGGTTGCCGATCGTGACCCCGTAGGCGATGAGCGTCTTCCCGCCGACGATGCAATCCGCCCCGAGCCTCGTGCCCGGGCCGCGGACGTGCACGTTGTCCCACACGGACGTGCCCGGGCCGAGGCCAACCCCCTCCTCCACCATCGCGGTGGCGTGGACGCGGGGCGGCTTCGCGCTGGCTCCCGGTCGTTCCAAGCGCCGATCCTCCTGGGCTGCCCGGTGCGCGCTCAAGCCGCGGCCACGCCGGGGCTGGCTTCGGGTGCGGGGCCGTCGGTGCGGACCGGCTGCCACCGGTTGCTGGCGATCGAGCGGTAGGCGGCCTCGATCACGCGGACCGAGGCGAGGGCGTCACGCATCGAGACCTCCGCCTGGTGCTCGCCGCGGGCGGCGCCGATGAAGTCCCGGACCTGGTTGCGGAAGGCGGCGACCTTGCTGTAGCCGGTGCCGAAGCCGACCCAGTCTTCGTCGCCGACGCCCTTGACCCGGCCGCCCTTCCAGCCCAGCCGCAACGCGCCCTCGCTGCCGTAGATGGAGAGGTACGTCGAGAGCTCCTTGTTCAGCGACCAGGAAAGGTCGACCGTGCACATCGCCCCCGAGCGGCTGCGGCAGAAGACGGTCACGCTGTCCTCGACGTCGACGTCCTGCATCCGCTTGCCCTCGATCGCCTGCACGCTGTCGATCGGCCCGAGGAAGTGGCGGATCAGGTCCACGCTGTGCGTGCCGTTGTCGATCAGCACGCCGCCGCCGGAGACCGCTCTGTCCGCATTCCAGCGGCCGGTCATGTCCACGCGGCCGGTGAACGCGTTCTCGAACAGCAGCACCTCGCCGATGCGCCCGTCCAGGATCAACCGCTTCGCCTCCGCCACGTCGTCGACGAAGCGGAACTTCGTCGCCATCGTGAAGACGACGTCGCGGTCGCGGGCGAGGTCGCAGAGCTCCTGGGCCTCGGCCGAGGTGATGCACAGCGGCTTCTCGCAGAGCACCGGCACGTCGGCTTCGAGCAGCTCGGCGACCAGCGCGGGGTGGAGAGCCGGCGGCGCCGAGACCAGGGCGCCGTCGCAGCCCCCGGCGGCGAGCATCTCCTGCACGCCGCCGAAGGTGGCGGCGCCGGCGGGGCCGGCGAGCGCGGCGGCGGCGTCGGGGTTCACGTCGACGACGGCGGCGAGCACCGCGTCCTCGATGCCGTCGAGGGCGGCGGCGTAGTCGGAGGCGATGCGGCCCGCGCCGACGATCGCCATGCGGAAGGGACGGCTCAAGCCGCACCTCCCCTCGTCGCGCCGGCCTCGGCGTGGAGCGACGCGACGGTCTGCTCCACCGCGGAGGCGATCCGGTCGGCGTGGGCCTCGGTGAAGCCCTCGTTGAGCGGGAGGATCACGACGTGCTTGAGCCCGTCGTAGGAGCCGGGGAAGAGCTCGGGGCGGTGGTCCGTCGCCGAGGCCTGGGCGAGCGAGAAGGGCCAGCGGCTGGTGCCGAAGGTCTTCTGCTCGCGGATCACCTCGCACTCGAAGGCGGGCTTCTGGATGTAGCGCGGCGCGGCGGGGATGCCCAGTTCGCGGAGACCGGCAACGAGGGCGTCGACGCCGCCGGGGATGACCCCGGGCTCCACCCGGATCGGGATCCGCCAGTACGAGCAGGTGTCGCCGGGCTTCACCGGCGGGGTGGTGATGCCGTCGATCGCCATGAGCCGGCCGATGAGCACGCACGCGGCGTGGAGCCGCCTGTCGAGGAGGTCCGGCAGCTTCCGGAACTGAGCCCGGGCGACGGCGCCCTGAAGTTCGCTCATGCGGTAGTTGGGCGCGAGGAAGTAGTGATCCGGCTTCGCGTCGCCGTAGCCCCAAGCCTTGTTGATGAAGAGGAACAGCCGCCGGGCGAGCGCGTCGTCGTTCGTGACGACCAGGCCGCCCTCCCCGGTCGTCACGTGCTTGCCCTGCTGAAGCGAGAAAGCCGCCATCGCGCCCATCGAGCCGGCGGGCCGGCCCTGGGATCGCGCCCCCAGCGCCTGGGCCGCGTCCTCGAGCACGGGCAGCCCGTGGCGGTCCGCCATCGCGAGGATGGCGTCCATGTCGCAGGGGTTGCCGAAGAGGTGCGTCACCGCGATGGCGCGGGTGCGATCGGTGATGCGGGCCTCCAGCGTCTCCGCCGTCACGTTGAGGGTGACGGGATCGACGTCGGCGAAGACCGGCACGACGCCCTGGGCGAGGATGGCCGCGACCGAGCCCATGTCGGTGATCGGGGTGCCGATGAGCTCCTCGCCGGGCTCGAGATCCAGCGCGGCGACCATGCAGTGCATCGCGGCCGATCCCGAGGTGCAGGCGAGGGCGTGCTTGACGCCGATCATCGCCGCGAACTCCTCCTGGAGCAGGCGGACCTGGTCACCCTTGGTGGCGGTGAGGCAGCCGGAGTCCAGCGCCTCCTTCAGGAGAGCGAGCTCGGTGCCGTCGAAGCTGCGGCCCGAGGCCGCCTGATCGTTGGGGAGCGGCTCGGGCGTCGGCGGCGGTGGCGACGCGGCAATGGGGGCGGCGGCGGGATTGGCGGTCATGGGTGGTCCTGCGGAAGAATGGGCGGACCGGGAAGCGCCGGCCGCCTTGGGGGGTTCATCGATCCGATCGGGCGGCGGATCCACCGGCGCAGCGGGCACCGGCGGCAGGAACCCCCCTTCGGGGGGGTTCCGCTCCGGGCTCGCGATGCGCAGCCGGAACCCGCCGGCGTGCCGGCGCGGCTCCGTTTGGCTCTCCCCGGAACCCGCTCCTCGATCAGCTCGCCAGCTTGTCCAGCTCGGCCTTGAACTCGGCCTCCTGGGTCACGCCGACGAACTTCTTCACGACCTCGCCGCCCTTGAAGACGAGCACGGTCGGGATCGCGGTGATCTCGTGCTTGACGGACACCTCGCGGTTGGCGTCCGTGTCGAGCTTCCCGACCTTGACCTTGCCGTCGTAGTCGGTGGCCAGCTTCTCGATGGTCGGCGTGAGCATGCGGCAGGGCATGCACCACTCGGCCCAGAAGTCGACCACCACCGGGGTGTCGGCCTCGAGGACCTCGCTCTGAAAGTTCGTGTCGGTGAATTCCTGGACGGCTTCGGAGGCCATGTTTCTGTCTCGGGGGGGAAACGCGGATGCCCGGGCGGGTGCCCGGCGGGTCGCGAGTCTAGGGAGCGTCCACCGCCCGCCGCCGCCGCCTCGTTCAGGCCGCCAGGCGCGTCGCGGGGCCGCCGGCATCGGCGATCACGGCGTCGCGGCCGCTCGCCTTCGCGCGGTAGAGGGCGCGGTCGGCCCGCTCGATCAGACCGGTGGGACCGGACGCGAGGTCCCGCGGCTCGGCGGTGACCACGCCGAGGCTCGCGGTGACGACGCCGGACGCCGGGGAGCCGCGGTGCGGGATCGCGCAGCCGGCGATCGCCCGCCGCAGGTCCTCCGCGACACGCCCCGCCGCGCCGGCGGCGGTGTCCGGCAGCAGGACCGCGAACTCTTCGCCGCCGTAGCGGGCCGCGAGGTCGGCGGGCTTCTGGCAGCTCCGCTCGAGGCAGCGGGCGATCGACCGGAGGCAGTCGTCGCCCGCGGGGTGCCCGTAGAGGTCGTTGAAGCTCTTGAAGGCGTCCACGTCGAGCAGGATCAGCGACAGGGGCGAGGGATCGCGTCCGGCGGCGCGGCAGGCCGCGGCGATGCGTTCGTCGAAGTGCCCCCGGCAGGCGATCCCGGTCATCGCGTCGATCCGCAGCGCCCGCTCCTGCCGCCCCGTGACGTGGCGGTGGACGAGGCTGAACCCCGCCATCCCGAGGCTGAGCGCCATGACGGCCAGGGCGAGCAGCCGGATGTAGCCGTACACCTCAGCGAAGGCTTCGAGCGCCGCCGCCTCGTCCACCTCCGCGGCGAGGCCCAGGTTCAGCCGCTCGTTCCAGGCCCAGGCGCCGATCACCCGCCGGCCGCCGTAGCTCTCGTAGCCGCCCGGGGCCTGGCCTCGCCCCCCGGACACGGCCCGCTGCGCCAGCAGCGTCGGCTCGCCAGGGCCGCCGGCCGCGTCCATCTTCGCGACCCGCGCGTCGAGATACCACAGCGTCGAAGCCCGCGGCGTCGCGGCCCGGAGGCGGCCGTCGGCGTCCCGCGGCTCCGTCACGAAGCGTCCGCCCTCATCGAAGGCGTAGGCATCGAAGTGGAAGCCCCGCTCGGTGTCGTTGAGGATGCGGTCGATGGTTTTCCGCGCGTCGTAACGCACGGTCAGGACCGCGATGACGCCGCCGCCGGCGCCGCGGATCGGTGCCGCGAGAAAGAGCGACCGATCCTTCACCGGCCCGGTCCGGCTGCTCCCGCCGCCGAGCGGCACGTCGCTGCGGACCGGCGGGATGGCGACCGTCGCGCCGCTCCAAGCGGCCCGGATCTGCGCCGGATGCTCCCGCACCAGGAAGTTCTCGACGCCGAGGTTGGCGTCCCGCAGCGACGCGAAGCTGACGTCGCCGGGGCCGAGGATGAAGATCCCGCGGCCGTCGACGACGTCGATCTCCGCCTGCAGGACCTCGCGGATCTCCGCCAGGACCGGCGAGGCGGCGAGCTTCGCGGGCGTGGGCGTGCCGCGTAGGAGCCGCTGGGTGAGGCCGACCAGGCGCGGACGTGCCGCGATGCGCTCGACGAAGCGCTTGTTCGTCGCAAACCACAGATCGATCGCCCGGTGCGTCGTGTTGACGTGGATCCGCAGCGACTCCGCCTGCTGCTGCCGGACGGAGGTCTCGAAGGTCCCGGCCGCCCGGTGCAGGAGGAGCGCCCCCGCGGTAAGCACGACGCCCATCGCGACGACCACCGCCTGCGTCGCCCAGCCGAGGGAGGCGGAGCGTGCGGCGGATCTCGCGGGAGCGGCGGGAGGCGGAGCGGGCATGGCGGGCTCGGAGCCCGAGCCACGCGAGGGCGCGACGGCGGACCGGAAGACTCCGCTTATCGGGGCAGGCGCCCCCCGCCTTGAGCGTCCGGCCCGCTTGTGGGCCGCAAGCCTCGGCAGCGGCCGATGATGCGGCCATGAGCGAGCCCCACCGCGTCGCGTGCATCATCGGGACCCGGCCCGAAGCCATCAAGATGGCCCCGGTGATCCGCGCCGTGAACGCCCGGGCCGGGCTGCGGGCGCGGGTGGTCTCCACCGGGCAGCACCGCGAGATGCTCCAGCAGGTCGTCGAGCTCTTCGGGATCGAGGTGGACGCCGAGCTCGACGTGATGCGGCCCGGGCAGGCGCTGGCGGGTCTGACCGCCCGGCTGCTGGGGGGGATCGACGCGGAGTTCGCCGCCCACCCGCCCGCATTTGCCCTGGTGCAGGGCGACACGACCACCGTCTTGGCCGCATCGCTCGCGGCCTTCTACCGGCGGATCCCGACCGGGCACGTGGAGGCGGGGCTGCGCAGCGGCGACCTCGCCCAGCCCTTCCCCGAGGAGGGGAACCGGCTGCTGGCGACGCGCCTCGCCACGCTGCACTTCCCCCCGACCGCGGTCAGCGAGGCGAATCTGCGGCGGGAAGGGGTGCCGGCCGGTCGGATCACCGTGACCGGCAACACGGTGATCGACGCGCTCCACGCGGAGGTGAGCCGGCAGGAGACGCCCGGCGTGACGGAGGGCCTGGACGCGGCGCTGGCGACGTTCCTCCCCCCCGCCGCGCTCCGACGGCCCTACGTGCTCATCACCGGGCACCGCCGCGAGAGCTTCGGCGGCGGCTTCGAGGGCATCTGCGACGCCGTCGCCCGCCTCGCCGCGGACCACCCCGAGGTGTCCTTCGTCTACCCCGTGCACCTGAACCCCGCGGTGCAGGAGCCGGTCAACCGC from Phycisphaera mikurensis NBRC 102666 carries:
- a CDS encoding GGDEF domain-containing protein, whose product is MPAPPPAAPARSAARSASLGWATQAVVVAMGVVLTAGALLLHRAAGTFETSVRQQQAESLRIHVNTTHRAIDLWFATNKRFVERIAARPRLVGLTQRLLRGTPTPAKLAASPVLAEIREVLQAEIDVVDGRGIFILGPGDVSFASLRDANLGVENFLVREHPAQIRAAWSGATVAIPPVRSDVPLGGGSSRTGPVKDRSLFLAAPIRGAGGGVIAVLTVRYDARKTIDRILNDTERGFHFDAYAFDEGGRFVTEPRDADGRLRAATPRASTLWYLDARVAKMDAAGGPGEPTLLAQRAVSGGRGQAPGGYESYGGRRVIGAWAWNERLNLGLAAEVDEAAALEAFAEVYGYIRLLALAVMALSLGMAGFSLVHRHVTGRQERALRIDAMTGIACRGHFDERIAAACRAAGRDPSPLSLILLDVDAFKSFNDLYGHPAGDDCLRSIARCLERSCQKPADLAARYGGEEFAVLLPDTAAGAAGRVAEDLRRAIAGCAIPHRGSPASGVVTASLGVVTAEPRDLASGPTGLIERADRALYRAKASGRDAVIADAGGPATRLAA
- a CDS encoding FAD-dependent oxidoreductase, which gives rise to MSERVAIIGGGLTGLQCARRFAEAGRDVTLLEGRSALGGLADAWTVGVPGQEALTWDRHYHVTLLSDAHTRAFCAWAGSGGSAFRWVKTRTGFFDGSMVHDLTSGLDFLKLPALPLHAKARLAATILYASRVTDGDRLENLPVRDWLVKLGGVTLFEKLWRPLLQAKLGDAWQESSAAFIWATIQRLYAARRSGIKEEMFGHPAGGYAEVMAGAARALEALGVELRTGVAVERISARRDVRLAGGETLGPFDRVVLTTTPKVSAALLPDLLEEERRKLRSIAFQGIVCGAAVLDGPLDPKRRNYLTYLAGEESLPFTAVVEMSAFVDAQAEAGFGGRGLVYLPRYAPADDAFFGMDDAAVRDAFAAGLAEVYPSFTPQRLLAFRVSRVREVFPLPTLGHGERVPAVETSLPGVQLVGAAQVRHATLNANDTLRWADEACGRLLA
- a CDS encoding Gfo/Idh/MocA family protein; this translates as MSRPFRMAIVGAGRIASDYAAALDGIEDAVLAAVVDVNPDAAAALAGPAGAATFGGVQEMLAAGGCDGALVSAPPALHPALVAELLEADVPVLCEKPLCITSAEAQELCDLARDRDVVFTMATKFRFVDDVAEAKRLILDGRIGEVLLFENAFTGRVDMTGRWNADRAVSGGGVLIDNGTHSVDLIRHFLGPIDSVQAIEGKRMQDVDVEDSVTVFCRSRSGAMCTVDLSWSLNKELSTYLSIYGSEGALRLGWKGGRVKGVGDEDWVGFGTGYSKVAAFRNQVRDFIGAARGEHQAEVSMRDALASVRVIEAAYRSIASNRWQPVRTDGPAPEASPGVAAA
- the miaA gene encoding tRNA (adenosine(37)-N6)-dimethylallyltransferase MiaA; the encoded protein is MPPVRPIVLLGPTAGGKSALAVELAERLGGEVVSADAFQVYRHLDAGTAKPTAKERARVPHHLVDVVEPTQRFTVRDWLNRADAEVQRLVPAGRVPIVVGGTNLYVRALLEGLMEGPDADPAFRASLAAVPDAELHARLREVDPAAADRIAPADRQRTVRGLEVFHLTGRPLSGHQREWSAAVEPPYRHDPVLLALRWEVPAINRRINARVKAMFERGLVEETRRLEAAGLLGPQAREAIGTKQVLAELAKPKPDLDAAQEQVKIKTRRFAKQQRTWLRRFAGVRWLAGDQEPEALLAGALAAASG
- the trxA gene encoding thioredoxin, producing MASEAVQEFTDTNFQSEVLEADTPVVVDFWAEWCMPCRMLTPTIEKLATDYDGKVKVGKLDTDANREVSVKHEITAIPTVLVFKGGEVVKKFVGVTQEAEFKAELDKLAS
- a CDS encoding acyltransferase; its protein translation is MERPGASAKPPRVHATAMVEEGVGLGPGTSVWDNVHVRGPGTRLGADCIVGGKTLIAYGVTIGNRCKINSNCYLCNGVTLGDAVMLGAGTTFTNDRFPRACEPDGLTLRGSEPDAHTLETTVGEGATTGAGVTIGPGLAIGRYAMIGMAAVVTRDVADFHLVVGSPARPVGAVCRCGPPLFRGDPADASHAGEHVCGSCSRRYTNRGGRIREIQVVDTPA
- a CDS encoding DegT/DnrJ/EryC1/StrS family aminotransferase, with product MTANPAAAPIAASPPPPTPEPLPNDQAASGRSFDGTELALLKEALDSGCLTATKGDQVRLLQEEFAAMIGVKHALACTSGSAAMHCMVAALDLEPGEELIGTPITDMGSVAAILAQGVVPVFADVDPVTLNVTAETLEARITDRTRAIAVTHLFGNPCDMDAILAMADRHGLPVLEDAAQALGARSQGRPAGSMGAMAAFSLQQGKHVTTGEGGLVVTNDDALARRLFLFINKAWGYGDAKPDHYFLAPNYRMSELQGAVARAQFRKLPDLLDRRLHAACVLIGRLMAIDGITTPPVKPGDTCSYWRIPIRVEPGVIPGGVDALVAGLRELGIPAAPRYIQKPAFECEVIREQKTFGTSRWPFSLAQASATDHRPELFPGSYDGLKHVVILPLNEGFTEAHADRIASAVEQTVASLHAEAGATRGGAA
- the wecB gene encoding non-hydrolyzing UDP-N-acetylglucosamine 2-epimerase, coding for MSEPHRVACIIGTRPEAIKMAPVIRAVNARAGLRARVVSTGQHREMLQQVVELFGIEVDAELDVMRPGQALAGLTARLLGGIDAEFAAHPPAFALVQGDTTTVLAASLAAFYRRIPTGHVEAGLRSGDLAQPFPEEGNRLLATRLATLHFPPTAVSEANLRREGVPAGRITVTGNTVIDALHAEVSRQETPGVTEGLDAALATFLPPAALRRPYVLITGHRRESFGGGFEGICDAVARLAADHPEVSFVYPVHLNPAVQEPVNRLLAGRPNVFLLPPQPYAPFVRLMRGARLLLTDSGGVQEEAPGLGKPVLVMRETTERPEGVDAGTVKLVGTDARRIHAEVSELLTDGASFASMSNAINPYGDGHAAGRIADAVAAYLRSG
- a CDS encoding polysaccharide deacetylase family protein, which codes for MPKPHASVSLDLDNLWSYQKTHGDAGWERFDTYLDAVCDACLPLLAELGWKITFFVVGRDAADPRNRAAMRRLVDAGHEVGNHSYEHEPWLHRYAEDELHAELGRAEDAIEAACGQRTTLFRGPGYSCSNDLLGVLSDRGYRLDASTLPTWLGPVARWYYFRTAKLTAEQREERSRLFGTTRDARRPVKPYRWALPDGPGGPREPLPEIPVTVAPFARVPFHPSYALYLAGKSSAAAGLYWRGALAACRLGGVEPSVLLHPLDFLGIDDEPRLSFFPAMGMTGATKRDLLRRWFRSLDRAFTVLTMGEHARRLHEAGTLPLRSPDMG